Proteins co-encoded in one uncultured Draconibacterium sp. genomic window:
- a CDS encoding DUF3467 domain-containing protein: MEDNKQKSQQINIELNEEVAQGTYSNLAVITHSTSEFVVDFVRIMPGIPKANVKSRIILTPEHAKRLLMALQDNVAKFEAQHGPIKNVTPGSDPSLPPMNFGGPTAQA, encoded by the coding sequence ATGGAAGATAACAAACAAAAATCGCAACAGATAAATATTGAATTGAACGAGGAAGTAGCTCAGGGAACCTATTCGAACCTTGCCGTTATTACTCACTCAACTTCTGAATTTGTAGTTGATTTTGTACGCATTATGCCAGGTATTCCAAAAGCGAATGTAAAATCGAGAATTATTCTTACACCGGAACATGCCAAACGTTTGTTAATGGCTTTGCAAGATAATGTAGCTAAATTTGAAGCACAGCATGGCCCGATTAAAAACGTTACTCCGGGATCCGATCCGAGTTTGCCACCAATGAATTTTGGTGGACCTACAGCCCAGGCGTAG